The following is a genomic window from Nitrospirae bacterium YQR-1.
CGTGATTTTATAGCATAAGATTACGGTCAATATATTGTGGGAGCAAGAGTTTGTAATCATTTTCATCTTTAGCATAAGGCAGATGTTCAAATATGTATGTCAAATATCTATAAGGTTCAAGTTTATTTGCCTTTGCGGTTTCTATCAGGCTGTATAAGGCAGCACTGGCCTGCCGCGCCACGAGGGTGCCCGGAGAACAGCCAATTCTTACGTCCCAGCACAAAAGGTCTGATATGGAGTAGCTACGATTAAATCGGACAGAGGAGTGTAAAAAGGTGTATAATTTCTCCTAATAATTAAGAGAGAATTTGATTAGGAGAATCTACAGATGAATGACAAGCTGATAAGAAACAAATTGGGAGTGTTGAACTTAGCAATAGAGTTGGGGAATGTATCGAAAGTCTGTAAATCAGTTAGTTCTTGCCTGGTATTTGCAGCATGGAGAAACTCTCTTTATATGCTTTTCAGTTTTGGATACTTGCCGGAGTGCACTTTGTATCATCCAGTTTTTGCCGGATAACGATATATCCCGATATGATAATCATAGTACCGCCGATAAGTGAAAATACATTAACTTCCTCCGAAAGAAAAATTATACCGAAAAGCACTGCACCAACCGGCTCAATATAACCTAAAATTGCCGCTTTACACGCCTGCACTTTTTCCAGCCCCTTGTAGTACAGATGATTGGCTATCGTTGAGTGGAAAATCCCTACTACCACCAATATCCAAATATAGCGCCTGGGCGGCAGTGAAACAAATGGCAACAGAAACAGCGAAACAAACGTGTTTTGCAAAAAAATAATAATGTACCGGTTATACATGCCCATATAGAGTTTTAAGACTATAACCAACACTGCATACATCACACCGGAAACCAATCCGGAGATTATACCTATAAGATTCTTATCTGATACCCCCTCAGTAATAACATCAATAACTGATACATCTTTTAAAATTAACCAAAGCCCAAATGTGGCTATAGCAATTGATATAAAAATAGAAACATGAAGTCTATCTTTAAGAAAAAACGGTGAAAGAGCCGCCACAATTACAGGCGCTATGTAGTGCGTAAACACTGCATTTGATATGGTTGTAAGTGAATATGCAAGAAAAAACATGTACGTATTAGCAAGTACTATCAAGCTCACTAATCCCAACAGGGAAATCCTCTTCAGAGACGGAAACTCCTGACGCTTTCTCTTACTTAGAAACATCGGCAGTTGAAGCAAGACCGATATTACAGAAGGATAAAACACTATCGTTGCAACTGATAAATTAGAAATCTTTATAAAAACACCAAGTGAACTCCATATTACCATCGCAAGGATTATGTAGAAATAATAGATCATTATACTTATTAAACTAACGTAAAACTTTAGATATTTTAATCATCAATTACACTGATTGTTTTAAATTTTCTTTGCAGTGCCGCTTTTACCGGCGGCGGCACAAGACCATCCACACATCCGCCCAAAGAGGCTATCTCTTTGACGGCAGTTGAGGTCAGGAAAGAATACTCCTCAGAGGGCATCTTAAAAATAGTATCAACATTTTGATTTAGCCGCCGGTTGATTAATGCCATCTGTAGTTCATATTCGAAATCTGAGACGGCTCTCAGCCCTCTTATGATAACACTGCTCTTTTTAAGCTCTGCATATTCAACCACAAGTCC
Proteins encoded in this region:
- a CDS encoding EamA family transporter is translated as MIYYFYIILAMVIWSSLGVFIKISNLSVATIVFYPSVISVLLQLPMFLSKRKRQEFPSLKRISLLGLVSLIVLANTYMFFLAYSLTTISNAVFTHYIAPVIVAALSPFFLKDRLHVSIFISIAIATFGLWLILKDVSVIDVITEGVSDKNLIGIISGLVSGVMYAVLVIVLKLYMGMYNRYIIIFLQNTFVSLFLLPFVSLPPRRYIWILVVVGIFHSTIANHLYYKGLEKVQACKAAILGYIEPVGAVLFGIIFLSEEVNVFSLIGGTMIIISGYIVIRQKLDDTKCTPASIQN
- the coaD gene encoding pantetheine-phosphate adenylyltransferase is translated as MDRLAIYPGTFDPFTNGHLDIVTRSIRLFDGLIIAIATNPKKIPLFSVLERKELILSCTRHLDKIIVDSFEGLVVEYAELKKSSVIIRGLRAVSDFEYELQMALINRRLNQNVDTIFKMPSEEYSFLTSTAVKEIASLGGCVDGLVPPPVKAALQRKFKTISVIDD